The following are encoded in a window of Aerococcus sanguinicola genomic DNA:
- the ytpR gene encoding YtpR family tRNA-binding protein: MWICFYNPKGVGDVLMVTRGQLQKDQIATETIAGITRIYNKETDNTMGYNFHSISDYIKLEGSGQVHLSDEQLDTLNQLLYEKGFETISTNNDPAIVVGYVKSCVDHEDSDHLHITETQVGEDQTYQIVCGAANVHQDMKVVVALPGAVMPDGLVIWPSELRGVQSSGMLCSAYELGVDPEHKLQGIIEIKDDVPIGTPFSELDLSSLTTD; encoded by the coding sequence ATGTGGATCTGTTTTTACAATCCGAAGGGCGTCGGCGATGTCTTGATGGTGACACGCGGCCAATTACAAAAAGACCAAATCGCAACGGAAACCATTGCAGGAATTACACGGATTTATAACAAAGAGACGGATAATACCATGGGCTATAACTTCCATTCCATCTCTGACTATATTAAATTAGAGGGCTCAGGCCAAGTTCACTTGAGCGATGAGCAGCTCGATACCCTTAATCAATTGCTCTATGAGAAGGGCTTTGAAACAATCAGTACTAATAATGACCCAGCGATTGTGGTGGGCTATGTCAAGTCCTGCGTTGACCACGAGGATTCGGACCATCTCCATATTACGGAAACTCAGGTTGGCGAAGACCAAACTTATCAGATTGTCTGTGGGGCAGCCAATGTCCACCAAGACATGAAGGTCGTTGTGGCCTTGCCGGGTGCCGTGATGCCAGATGGCCTGGTGATTTGGCCAAGCGAATTGCGCGGCGTGCAGAGTTCAGGCATGCTGTGTTCAGCTTATGAATTGGGCGTTGACCCTGAACATAAGCTCCAAGGCATTATTGAAATTAAAGACGATGTGCCAATTGGAACACCATTTTCAGAACTTGACCTATCAAGTTTAACGACCGATTAG
- the murC gene encoding UDP-N-acetylmuramate--L-alanine ligase produces MNKETIYHFTGIKGSGMSALALVLHGAGYKVQGSDVETYFFTQQGLEAADIRILDFDPNNIHEGMEIILGNAFPDDHPEVKKAEALGLKVTRYHKFLGHFIKNYTSVAITGSHGKTSTTGLMSHVLSLNVPTSYLIGDGTGYGDEQAEYFVLEADEYREHFLAYEPDYAIFTNIDFDHPDYYQNIEQVFDANSQFANQVQKKAIMYGDDPYLQRLADKDHVLYYGIDGDYDIVAHHVVRDTTGCQFDVEVLGKHYGQFRIKGCGEHNILNSLAVIGFCCLEEFPADKVQEALSSFAGVKRRFNVTEVADMTLVDDYAHHPSEIKATLDAAKQRYPEKQIIAVFQPHTYSRTLALMDEFAQALDQADEVFLCEIFASAREQDTHQVSSEDLAAKVTKPVQILNLDDMGPLMGYHDAVVLFMGAGDVPKYGRAYAEALKSR; encoded by the coding sequence ATGAATAAAGAAACGATCTATCACTTCACAGGAATCAAGGGTTCAGGGATGAGTGCCCTGGCACTCGTTTTACACGGAGCAGGCTATAAGGTACAAGGCTCAGATGTGGAGACTTATTTCTTTACCCAACAAGGTTTAGAAGCGGCAGATATTCGTATCTTAGATTTCGACCCGAATAATATTCATGAAGGTATGGAAATTATCCTAGGCAATGCCTTCCCCGATGACCATCCTGAGGTGAAGAAGGCTGAAGCGCTCGGCTTAAAAGTTACCCGCTACCATAAGTTCTTAGGACATTTTATCAAAAATTATACCAGTGTGGCCATTACCGGCTCGCACGGCAAGACCTCAACCACTGGGCTCATGTCCCATGTCCTCTCCCTCAATGTTCCTACCTCTTATCTAATTGGGGACGGCACAGGTTATGGCGACGAGCAGGCCGAATACTTTGTCCTAGAAGCGGATGAATATCGGGAACATTTTCTCGCCTATGAACCCGACTATGCCATCTTTACCAATATTGATTTTGACCACCCCGACTACTACCAAAATATTGAACAGGTTTTTGACGCTAATAGCCAGTTCGCTAACCAGGTGCAAAAGAAGGCCATCATGTACGGGGATGACCCTTACCTCCAACGTCTAGCGGACAAGGACCATGTGCTCTACTACGGCATTGACGGGGACTATGATATTGTTGCCCATCATGTGGTCCGCGATACGACCGGCTGCCAGTTTGATGTAGAAGTTCTAGGTAAGCATTACGGCCAGTTTCGGATCAAGGGCTGCGGGGAGCACAATATCCTCAATAGCCTGGCTGTAATTGGTTTCTGCTGTTTGGAAGAATTTCCGGCTGATAAGGTCCAAGAAGCCCTGTCAAGCTTTGCGGGCGTAAAACGACGCTTCAATGTGACGGAAGTGGCTGATATGACCCTGGTGGACGACTATGCCCACCATCCCTCAGAAATTAAAGCTACGCTAGACGCCGCCAAGCAGCGCTATCCAGAGAAGCAAATCATTGCCGTCTTCCAGCCCCATACCTATAGCCGGACCCTGGCCTTGATGGATGAATTCGCTCAAGCCCTCGACCAAGCTGATGAAGTCTTCTTGTGTGAGATCTTCGCTTCAGCCCGCGAACAGGATACCCACCAAGTCTCCAGTGAAGACTTAGCTGCCAAAGTGACCAAGCCTGTGCAAATTCTAAATTTAGACGATATGGGACCACTCATGGGCTACCACGATGCTGTTGTCCTCTTCATGGGAGCAGGGGATGTACCTAAGTATGGTCGAGCTTACGCTGAAGCCTTGAAATCACGTTAG